A part of Paenibacillus donghaensis genomic DNA contains:
- a CDS encoding ROK family protein, which produces MKLLGAIEAGGTKFVCGIGNEDGTILDRVSFPTLTPQETMGQVLEYFKNKEVEAIGIGSFGPIDPVLGSPTYGYITTTPKPHWGQYNLVGTVAEQVNVPIGFDTDVNGAALGEYKWGAAQGLDSCLYITVGTGIGAGAVVGGKMVHGLSHPEMGHILVRRHPEDTFEGFCPYHGDCLEGLAAGPAIGSRWGKPAGELPADHPAWEMEAHYLAHALMNYVLILSPQKIVMGGGVMKQTQLFPLIHRKLQELLAGYVQHPALNAGIGSYVVPPQLGDNAGLSGALGLAKLALEV; this is translated from the coding sequence ATGAAACTTCTTGGTGCAATTGAAGCAGGCGGGACCAAGTTTGTCTGTGGGATTGGAAATGAAGACGGTACCATCCTGGACCGGGTTAGCTTTCCGACACTGACTCCGCAGGAGACGATGGGGCAGGTATTGGAATATTTTAAGAACAAAGAGGTTGAGGCTATCGGGATCGGATCGTTTGGACCGATTGATCCGGTGCTTGGCAGCCCTACTTACGGTTACATAACAACAACTCCGAAGCCCCACTGGGGCCAATATAATCTGGTCGGAACGGTTGCGGAACAAGTTAATGTGCCGATTGGCTTCGACACCGATGTGAACGGGGCGGCGCTGGGCGAATACAAATGGGGTGCAGCACAGGGCCTCGACAGCTGCCTGTATATCACCGTCGGCACCGGAATTGGAGCAGGTGCTGTGGTCGGCGGCAAAATGGTACACGGTTTGTCACATCCCGAGATGGGCCATATTCTAGTGCGCCGTCATCCTGAGGATACTTTTGAAGGCTTCTGTCCTTACCATGGCGATTGCCTTGAAGGTCTGGCCGCAGGTCCGGCCATCGGCAGCCGCTGGGGCAAGCCCGCTGGTGAGCTTCCGGCTGATCACCCGGCCTGGGAGATGGAAGCCCACTATCTCGCGCACGCACTGATGAATTATGTGCTGATCCTGTCTCCACAGAAGATTGTCATGGGCGGCGGCGTGATGAAGCAGACCCAGCTGTTCCCGCTGATTCACCGCAAGCTGCAGGAGCTGCTGGCCGGCTATGTACAGCATCCGGCACTGAATGCCGGCATCGGCAGCTATGTGGTGCCGCCGCAACTGGGCGACAACGCAGGCTTATCCGGAGCGCTTGGTCTCGCCAAGCTGGCGCTGGAAGTATAA
- the metA gene encoding homoserine O-acetyltransferase MetA, which produces MPIKIPDSLPAKEILSGENIFVMDESLAYHQDIRPLRIAILNLMPTKETTETQLLRLIGNSPLQVDVILLHPSSHTSKNTSAEHLKSFYKTFDEISHRRLDGLIVTGAPVEQLEFEDVNYWEELKEIFEWSKQNVTSTMHICWAAQAGLYYHFGVQKEILPEKCFGVFPHTLSQSNFKLLRGFDEVFHVPHSRHTDVSRADIEANPELQILAESEEAGIYLVSTLDGKQIFVTGHSEYDPNSLKWEYDRDIAKGMDIELPKHYYPKDDPTRTPPAVWRAHANLLFSNWLNYYVYQETPYDIGPII; this is translated from the coding sequence ATGCCGATTAAGATTCCTGACAGTTTGCCCGCCAAAGAGATATTATCGGGTGAGAATATTTTTGTAATGGACGAGAGTCTGGCCTATCACCAGGATATCCGTCCGCTGCGGATTGCCATTCTCAATCTGATGCCTACCAAGGAGACAACCGAAACCCAGCTGCTGCGTCTGATCGGGAACTCCCCGCTTCAGGTAGATGTGATTCTGCTGCATCCAAGCTCCCACACATCGAAGAACACCTCAGCCGAGCATCTAAAGAGCTTTTACAAAACCTTCGACGAGATCAGCCACCGCCGCCTGGACGGTCTGATTGTGACCGGTGCCCCGGTCGAGCAGCTGGAATTCGAAGACGTGAATTACTGGGAAGAGCTGAAAGAGATTTTTGAATGGAGCAAGCAGAATGTGACCTCGACGATGCATATCTGTTGGGCGGCACAGGCAGGCTTGTATTACCACTTCGGGGTGCAAAAAGAAATTCTGCCCGAAAAATGCTTCGGCGTCTTCCCGCATACGCTCAGCCAAAGCAACTTCAAGCTGCTGCGCGGCTTCGACGAGGTATTCCATGTACCTCATTCGCGTCATACGGATGTTTCCCGTGCTGATATCGAAGCCAATCCGGAGCTGCAGATTCTGGCTGAATCGGAAGAAGCCGGTATATATCTGGTGTCCACGCTGGACGGCAAGCAGATCTTCGTCACCGGACATTCTGAATACGATCCGAACTCCCTTAAATGGGAATACGACCGGGATATCGCCAAGGGCATGGATATTGAGCTGCCGAAGCATTATTATCCCAAGGATGACCCGACCCGGACACCGCCTGCTGTATGGCGGGCCCATGCCAACTTATTATTCTCTAACTGGTTGAATTACTATGTATACCAAGAGACTCCTTACGATATCGGTCCAATTATTTAA
- a CDS encoding cobyrinate a,c-diamide synthase: protein MNRMETPEGWQRRNRLVIAGTGSGSGKTTVTLGLMRAFAQLGLTVQGYKCGPDYIDPAYHAAVTGRPTRNLDSWMTPADYLTSHFLRSSAAADVSIIEGVMGLYDGKDPLGLAGSTAEIAILTSSPVLLVLDVRSMGRSAAATVLGFRQLEPQVRIAAVLLNRCGSPGHYELVKAAIEAACGIPVVGGLMRDAALVIPERHLGLLPAVERGELAPLFDRAAAMLAAGTDLPRLLELAAAAPALQAPLPAAYPASPPAGGWRAGRSSDQQAAMAGPADPSGPCDFVAQRAPVLAVARDAAFNFYYTDNLELLAAAGARLVEFSPLRGEAVPEEADGIYLGGGFPEEFAAAIAANAGFMESLRAAAGQGKPLYAECGGYMVLARTLTDRAGAVHQMAGLIPAHSVMQARRAALGYREVTALEDNLLLKQGEQLRGHEFHYSVMTYTDEPRSHAYSSNGRSGSSVEGYVNGNLLAAYTHIHLASYPPAASRFVAQCWAFAASRGVQA from the coding sequence ATGAATCGAATGGAGACGCCTGAAGGGTGGCAGCGCCGCAATAGGCTCGTGATTGCGGGTACGGGCAGCGGTTCAGGCAAAACCACGGTTACCCTGGGGTTGATGCGGGCGTTCGCCCAGCTCGGATTGACCGTGCAAGGCTATAAATGCGGCCCGGATTATATTGATCCGGCCTATCATGCTGCCGTTACGGGCAGGCCAACCCGTAATCTGGACTCCTGGATGACCCCGGCCGACTATCTGACCAGCCATTTTCTGCGTTCTTCGGCAGCGGCGGATGTTTCGATTATTGAAGGGGTCATGGGGCTGTATGATGGCAAAGACCCGCTCGGGCTTGCCGGATCGACAGCCGAGATCGCCATCCTAACCAGCAGCCCCGTGCTGCTTGTGCTGGATGTGCGCAGCATGGGCCGCAGCGCCGCGGCGACGGTGCTGGGCTTCCGCCAGCTGGAGCCGCAGGTCCGGATCGCAGCGGTGCTGCTCAACCGCTGCGGCAGCCCCGGCCACTACGAACTGGTGAAGGCGGCTATCGAAGCCGCCTGTGGCATTCCCGTAGTGGGCGGGCTGATGCGGGATGCCGCTCTGGTTATTCCTGAGCGGCATTTGGGCTTGCTGCCGGCTGTGGAGCGCGGCGAGCTGGCGCCCTTGTTCGACCGCGCCGCCGCCATGCTGGCCGCGGGCACGGACCTGCCGCGGCTGTTGGAGCTTGCCGCGGCCGCTCCTGCGCTGCAGGCTCCGCTGCCTGCAGCTTACCCCGCCTCGCCGCCTGCGGGTGGCTGGCGGGCAGGGCGTAGCTCGGATCAGCAGGCCGCCATGGCCGGGCCTGCTGATCCGAGTGGCCCCTGCGACTTCGTGGCGCAGCGGGCTCCGGTCCTGGCCGTCGCCCGTGACGCGGCCTTCAACTTCTACTACACGGACAATCTTGAACTCTTGGCCGCTGCGGGAGCGCGGCTCGTCGAGTTCAGTCCGCTCCGTGGCGAAGCTGTGCCGGAAGAGGCGGACGGCATCTATCTGGGCGGCGGCTTCCCGGAGGAGTTCGCCGCCGCGATTGCCGCCAATGCAGGCTTTATGGAGAGCCTGCGAGCCGCTGCCGGGCAGGGAAAGCCGCTATATGCAGAATGCGGCGGCTACATGGTGCTGGCCCGCACACTGACGGACCGGGCCGGAGCCGTACACCAGATGGCCGGGTTGATTCCTGCCCACAGCGTGATGCAGGCTCGCAGAGCCGCGCTGGGCTACCGCGAGGTAACCGCGCTGGAAGACAATCTGCTGCTGAAACAAGGCGAGCAGCTGCGCGGCCATGAGTTTCATTACTCTGTCATGACTTACACGGACGAACCGCGCTCCCACGCTTACAGTAGCAATGGGCGCAGCGGCAGCAGTGTGGAGGGGTATGTGAATGGCAATCTGCTGGCTGCGTACACACATATCCATCTGGCATCTTATCCACCTGCCGCATCGCGTTTTGTTGCGCAATGCTGGGCTTTTGCAGCGAGCCGAGGGGTGCAGGCTTAA
- the cobI gene encoding precorrin-2 C(20)-methyltransferase, with product MKSETEQPVTAGIGEVTAERALTEAEREMASALGLVDEEEGTGAAEALVDNSAVVPVATGTLYGVGVGPGDPELITVKACRLLRECPVIAYPAARKGGKSYAHEIVNMYVNAEEKILLGLVFPMSKDSVLLENSWKRTAELCWEELRLGRDVAFVTEGDPNLYSTFIHLARLMQELYPGVTVVSVPGISSVLGAAAALERPLADGNERLGIIPATDDREALREALLHHDTVVFLKVAKVLDTVLDVLEELGLGGKASVVTKVSSPYEAIWLDARELRGQPLEYLSLMVVSK from the coding sequence ATGAAAAGTGAAACAGAACAGCCGGTAACGGCTGGCATCGGTGAGGTTACGGCCGAACGGGCGCTTACCGAAGCAGAGCGGGAGATGGCAAGTGCGCTTGGCCTTGTGGATGAGGAGGAAGGGACGGGTGCGGCAGAAGCTTTGGTGGACAACTCGGCGGTAGTTCCAGTGGCAACGGGCACGTTGTATGGTGTGGGCGTCGGTCCCGGTGATCCTGAGCTGATTACGGTAAAAGCCTGCCGGCTGCTGCGTGAATGTCCCGTTATTGCCTACCCTGCTGCGCGGAAAGGCGGCAAATCCTACGCACATGAAATCGTGAATATGTATGTCAATGCGGAGGAGAAGATCCTGCTTGGCCTTGTTTTTCCCATGAGCAAGGACTCTGTGCTGCTGGAGAACAGCTGGAAACGGACCGCTGAGCTATGCTGGGAGGAGCTGCGGCTGGGCCGTGATGTGGCTTTTGTGACGGAGGGCGACCCTAATTTGTACAGTACCTTTATCCATCTGGCCCGCTTGATGCAGGAGCTGTATCCGGGGGTGACGGTGGTTTCCGTTCCGGGCATCTCGTCGGTGCTGGGTGCTGCGGCTGCGCTGGAACGTCCGCTGGCTGACGGGAATGAACGTCTGGGGATTATCCCGGCGACGGATGACCGTGAGGCGCTTAGGGAAGCGCTGCTGCATCATGACACTGTCGTATTCCTGAAGGTGGCGAAGGTGCTGGACACCGTGCTGGACGTGCTGGAGGAGCTGGGCCTCGGCGGCAAAGCATCCGTGGTCACGAAGGTCTCCTCCCCGTATGAAGCAATCTGGCTGGATGCGCGTGAGCTGCGCGGCCAGCCGCTGGAATATTTGAGCCTGATGGTGGTGAGCAAATGA
- the cobM gene encoding precorrin-4 C(11)-methyltransferase, translating to MTTEQMTMAVLEAKVYIVGAGPGDPELITLKGSRILRSADLVLYADSLVSEELVRSAKAGAEVLQSSGMDLEQQVEVMASYVRAGLSVARVHTGDPSMYGAILEQMSLLKLLGISCEIIPGVSSVFASAAALGAELTVPGLTQTVILTRAEGRTPVPDREQLRLLASHHCTVALFLSASLAGHATAEFLAAGWNPDTPVAVVKRATWPDQQILHTTVQNLEPDLHEAGITMHAMILAGWALDPQLIDGGGHRSKLYDKKFTHGCREGVAEAVIGSVDNTAVSEAGQAAPPQEAADGV from the coding sequence ATGACGACTGAGCAAATGACAATGGCTGTGTTGGAGGCCAAGGTATATATCGTAGGCGCAGGACCGGGCGATCCCGAGCTGATTACGTTAAAAGGCAGCCGGATTCTGCGTTCGGCGGATCTGGTGCTGTATGCCGATTCTCTGGTCAGCGAGGAGCTGGTCCGCAGTGCCAAAGCCGGGGCCGAGGTGCTGCAGAGCTCCGGGATGGATCTGGAGCAGCAGGTCGAGGTAATGGCCTCCTATGTCAGAGCGGGCTTAAGCGTAGCCCGCGTTCACACCGGGGACCCCTCCATGTATGGAGCGATCCTGGAGCAGATGTCGCTGCTGAAGCTGCTCGGCATCTCCTGCGAGATCATCCCCGGCGTCAGCTCGGTGTTCGCGTCGGCCGCCGCGCTGGGCGCGGAGCTGACGGTTCCGGGGCTGACGCAGACCGTCATCCTGACGCGCGCCGAGGGGCGCACGCCGGTGCCGGACCGCGAGCAGCTGCGCCTGCTCGCTTCGCACCACTGCACCGTGGCGCTGTTCCTCAGCGCCTCGCTGGCCGGGCACGCCACGGCGGAATTCCTCGCCGCAGGCTGGAATCCCGACACTCCGGTGGCCGTGGTGAAGCGGGCCACCTGGCCGGACCAGCAGATTCTGCACACCACGGTGCAGAATCTGGAGCCGGACCTGCATGAAGCAGGCATTACGATGCATGCGATGATTCTGGCCGGCTGGGCGCTTGACCCACAGCTGATTGACGGCGGAGGACACCGCTCGAAGCTGTATGACAAGAAGTTTACTCATGGCTGCCGGGAAGGGGTGGCGGAAGCTGTAATCGGGTCAGTGGATAACACTGCTGTTAGTGAAGCTGGGCAAGCCGCTCCTCCGCAAGAGGCAGCAGATGGAGTATAG
- a CDS encoding HRDC domain-containing protein, protein MQIVFMNRLSRCSTVEEEIFAQLWIGEEEGVWSLGWRDFSSGGESEDHLWYEGGSWNEMLCVYRHELAVKMGDGYRPLIDGVFHEEDGLNSRNQEQQKLQFYSEHHGNEQVYEQLCAWRRGRASSERKAPYILASNRLLRMLSAFLPQTLEELLQIPGIGETKAAQYGPDWLAITATAAREHGFPLKWVHEAVGEEAFISWLYKQKEIKYKKQLEHLRLRRVLLQGIEGGNDMDQLKAASGVGRRELLEAVEELEKDGYSVEKLIEQELGEVPGSEQQAIWQAYEELGDMFLKPVLHKVYGEDFAAAEGLDMYYERLRLVRIRFRRAQHTTSELSATS, encoded by the coding sequence ATGCAAATTGTATTCATGAACCGTTTGTCCAGATGCTCGACAGTGGAAGAGGAGATTTTTGCCCAGCTGTGGATTGGTGAGGAGGAAGGGGTGTGGAGTCTGGGCTGGCGTGATTTCTCCAGCGGCGGGGAGAGCGAAGATCACTTGTGGTATGAGGGCGGTTCCTGGAATGAGATGCTCTGCGTATACAGGCATGAGCTTGCCGTGAAGATGGGGGATGGATACCGTCCCTTAATCGATGGGGTGTTCCATGAGGAGGATGGTCTGAACAGCCGTAACCAGGAGCAGCAGAAGCTGCAGTTCTACAGTGAGCATCACGGCAATGAGCAGGTGTATGAGCAGCTGTGCGCCTGGCGCAGGGGCAGGGCCTCCAGCGAACGGAAAGCGCCCTATATTCTGGCGAGCAACCGGCTGCTGCGGATGTTAAGTGCTTTTCTGCCGCAGACTCTGGAGGAGCTGCTGCAGATTCCGGGGATTGGCGAAACCAAGGCCGCCCAGTACGGCCCGGATTGGCTGGCCATCACAGCTACTGCAGCCCGTGAGCACGGCTTTCCGCTGAAATGGGTGCATGAGGCGGTAGGTGAGGAAGCCTTCATCTCCTGGCTATACAAGCAGAAGGAGATCAAATACAAGAAGCAACTGGAGCATCTGCGCCTGCGGCGGGTGCTGCTGCAGGGCATCGAGGGTGGCAACGACATGGATCAGCTGAAGGCTGCCAGCGGCGTGGGCCGCCGCGAGCTGCTTGAAGCCGTGGAAGAGCTGGAGAAGGACGGCTATTCCGTGGAGAAGCTGATCGAGCAGGAACTGGGGGAGGTCCCGGGCAGCGAGCAGCAGGCGATCTGGCAGGCTTATGAGGAGCTGGGCGATATGTTTCTGAAGCCTGTGCTGCATAAGGTTTATGGAGAGGACTTCGCCGCCGCTGAAGGACTGGATATGTATTATGAGCGCCTGCGGCTGGTCCGCATCCGCTTCCGGCGGGCACAGCACACCACGTCCGAGCTTAGTGCCACCAGCTGA
- the mqnC gene encoding cyclic dehypoxanthinyl futalosine synthase, with product MSAIDLILDKTLKGERLQLEDTVRLFESNEIEKMGAAANKIMERWHPDPLATFVIGRNINYTNVCDVYCRFCAFYRKPGSDEGYVLPDELIFQKITETMAVNGTEILMQGGTNPNLPFSYYTDLLRGIKQRFPEITMHSFSPAEIMKMVEVSGLPLEQVMREIHAAGLDSLPGGGAEILDDRTRRKISRLKGSWREWMDVMQTAHKIGMNTTATMVIGLGESMEERALHLLRVREAQDECIANKYDSEGFLAFISWTFQPDNTNLKLDRQTPEEYLKTVAISRLVLDNIKNFQSSWVTMGPEVGKLSLRYGCNDFGSTMIEENVVSSAGATHKVNIESITGLIREAGKVPAQRNTRYDILRVFDDANEKIDNDFVMQN from the coding sequence ATGAGTGCGATAGATCTTATTCTGGACAAAACACTGAAAGGTGAACGTCTTCAACTGGAAGATACGGTGCGGCTGTTTGAGAGCAATGAGATTGAGAAAATGGGGGCTGCCGCCAACAAGATTATGGAACGCTGGCATCCGGACCCGCTGGCTACGTTTGTGATCGGCCGCAATATTAATTATACGAATGTGTGCGACGTCTACTGCCGTTTCTGCGCATTCTACCGCAAACCCGGTTCAGATGAAGGGTATGTGCTGCCGGACGAGCTGATCTTCCAAAAGATCACCGAGACGATGGCAGTGAACGGCACGGAGATTCTGATGCAGGGCGGCACCAACCCGAACCTGCCATTCAGCTATTACACCGACCTGTTGCGCGGCATCAAGCAGCGTTTCCCTGAGATTACCATGCATTCCTTCTCCCCGGCGGAGATTATGAAGATGGTGGAAGTCTCCGGCCTGCCGCTGGAGCAGGTGATGCGCGAGATTCACGCTGCAGGTCTGGATTCCCTGCCTGGCGGGGGAGCGGAGATTCTGGATGACCGCACACGCCGCAAGATCAGCCGCCTGAAGGGCTCCTGGCGCGAGTGGATGGATGTGATGCAGACGGCACACAAAATCGGCATGAACACTACAGCGACGATGGTTATCGGGCTTGGCGAGAGCATGGAGGAGCGCGCGCTGCATCTGCTGCGAGTGCGTGAAGCTCAGGATGAATGCATCGCGAATAAGTATGATTCGGAAGGCTTCCTGGCCTTCATCTCCTGGACCTTCCAGCCGGACAATACGAATCTGAAGCTGGACCGCCAGACGCCGGAGGAATATCTGAAGACGGTGGCAATCAGCCGGCTGGTGCTGGATAATATCAAGAACTTCCAGTCCTCCTGGGTAACCATGGGACCGGAGGTCGGCAAGCTGTCGCTGCGATATGGCTGCAATGACTTCGGCAGCACGATGATTGAAGAGAACGTGGTCTCATCCGCCGGTGCGACCCATAAGGTCAACATCGAGTCGATTACCGGGCTCATCCGTGAAGCAGGCAA
- a CDS encoding cobalt-precorrin 5A hydrolase, whose amino-acid sequence MEYRQNKYAAVAITRNGIQLARRLGERLEGSVVYGYSKYSDGAAEGPNCYFFDQPLQELLPRLFAQYEGIILFFSLGAVVRLIAPLLQDKKTDPAVIAIDEQGRHVISVLSGHLGGANALTLTIAGLLESRPVITTASDVQGNLAVDLLGQEYGWRADSFEGMKTVSAALVNGEPVVLLQESGERGWLQAGTALPGHVRLCRTMTEATAAPFTAAILVTDRLLADSELLALGSRSVLYRPRSLVLGIGCNRGTSAEELEATVEAVLKEQRLSLSSVRNVATIDLKGDEAGLLTLCGKYGWELALFTPAQLNTVPLETPSAVVFRATGAYGVCEPAAVLSSGAEDLLLGKRASGNVTVAIARILFDGAEEEET is encoded by the coding sequence ATGGAGTATAGACAGAACAAATACGCAGCGGTTGCCATTACCAGGAACGGCATCCAGCTCGCGCGGCGTCTTGGAGAACGGCTGGAGGGCAGCGTGGTCTATGGTTATTCCAAATACAGCGACGGAGCGGCGGAGGGGCCAAACTGCTATTTTTTTGATCAGCCGCTGCAAGAATTGCTGCCCCGCCTGTTCGCACAATACGAGGGCATCATCCTGTTCTTCTCGCTCGGGGCGGTGGTCCGCCTGATCGCTCCGCTATTGCAAGACAAAAAAACCGATCCGGCTGTCATCGCCATCGACGAACAGGGACGGCATGTAATCAGCGTATTGTCCGGCCATCTTGGCGGGGCTAACGCGCTGACGCTGACCATCGCCGGGCTGCTGGAGAGCCGTCCGGTGATAACCACTGCTTCGGATGTCCAAGGGAATCTGGCAGTGGACTTGCTTGGGCAGGAGTATGGCTGGAGAGCCGACAGCTTCGAGGGAATGAAGACCGTCAGCGCGGCGCTGGTGAACGGAGAACCTGTTGTGCTGCTGCAGGAGAGCGGAGAGCGCGGCTGGCTGCAGGCTGGAACTGCTCTGCCAGGACATGTGAGGCTCTGCCGAACTATGACTGAGGCTACGGCAGCTCCCTTCACGGCAGCGATCCTGGTCACAGACCGGCTGCTTGCTGACTCGGAGCTGCTGGCACTGGGAAGCCGGAGCGTACTATACCGCCCGCGTTCGCTGGTGCTGGGCATCGGCTGCAACCGCGGCACCTCGGCAGAGGAGCTGGAGGCAACGGTGGAAGCAGTATTGAAGGAGCAGAGGCTGTCATTGTCCAGCGTCAGGAACGTGGCGACCATCGATCTGAAGGGCGATGAAGCCGGACTGCTCACGCTGTGCGGCAAATACGGCTGGGAGCTGGCCCTGTTCACACCGGCACAGCTTAATACCGTGCCGCTGGAGACTCCATCGGCTGTCGTGTTTAGAGCCACTGGGGCCTATGGAGTCTGTGAACCGGCGGCTGTGCTGTCTTCGGGTGCGGAGGACTTGCTGCTGGGCAAGCGCGCAAGCGGCAACGTGACGGTCGCCATCGCCCGGATTCTTTTTGACGGGGCAGAGGAGGAAGAAACATGA
- the corA gene encoding magnesium/cobalt transporter CorA, giving the protein MKIRLVNSGVFTTMDDIKETLAPPAEGFYWIDADVEDLELLQPLFNLHDLAVEDCLSEEDQRPKIEIYESHYFIVVNSIRFDDEEIFLRALNVFLGRHYIITVTKQKINELRVLKPMLWEQEVSEPDMFLYLLIDLVVDNYFSVGDRIEARIEKLEEDILMHTKKSHLSEIIGLRSEILWLKKMLGPQKEVINTLNKKDLRLIDDQLQKYFSDIYENAVKISETFETYRDLMGNLREAYQSSIANRANEIMRVFTAITTIFMPLTVITGIYGMNFENIPEIHTKYGYYGVIGAMVTLGCVMLYVFRKKEWL; this is encoded by the coding sequence ATGAAAATCCGGCTGGTAAATTCAGGGGTTTTTACAACGATGGACGATATTAAAGAAACACTTGCACCTCCAGCGGAGGGGTTCTATTGGATTGATGCGGATGTGGAGGATCTGGAGCTGCTCCAGCCCCTGTTTAACCTGCATGATCTGGCCGTAGAGGATTGCCTCAGCGAAGAAGATCAGCGTCCGAAGATCGAAATTTATGAAAGCCATTATTTTATAGTAGTGAACAGCATCCGTTTTGATGATGAGGAGATTTTCCTGCGGGCGCTTAACGTCTTCCTGGGAAGACATTATATTATTACAGTAACGAAACAGAAGATCAATGAGCTGCGTGTGCTGAAGCCGATGCTCTGGGAGCAGGAGGTCAGTGAGCCGGACATGTTCCTGTATCTGCTGATTGACCTTGTGGTCGATAATTATTTCTCCGTCGGCGACCGGATTGAAGCGCGGATTGAGAAGCTCGAAGAGGACATTCTGATGCACACCAAGAAATCGCATCTCAGCGAGATTATCGGTCTGCGCAGTGAGATTCTCTGGCTGAAGAAGATGCTGGGTCCGCAGAAAGAGGTTATCAACACGCTGAACAAAAAAGACCTCCGCCTCATCGACGACCAGCTGCAGAAATATTTCAGCGATATCTACGAAAATGCAGTCAAAATCTCAGAAACCTTCGAGACGTACCGCGATCTGATGGGCAACTTGCGTGAAGCCTATCAATCGAGTATCGCCAACCGTGCCAACGAAATTATGAGGGTGTTTACGGCGATTACCACTATATTCATGCCACTGACGGTCATCACCGGTATTTATGGGATGAACTTCGAGAATATTCCCGAGATTCATACGAAATACGGCTATTATGGCGTAATTGGTGCCATGGTTACACTAGGTTGTGTAATGCTCTACGTCTTCCGCAAGAAGGAATGGCTATGA
- a CDS encoding aminotransferase class I/II-fold pyridoxal phosphate-dependent enzyme yields the protein MDEKLRIESRLAQIGSQEDPATGAVNFPIYQSTAFRHPRLGQSTGFDYIRTKNPTRSVLETVAAELESGDAGFACSSGMAALQTVFALFGQGDHLVVSLDLYGGTYRLLERILSRFGISASYVDTNDLEALEAARTPGTKAVFVETPTNPLMMITDIRAVCSWAKEHNLLTIVDNTLLTPFFQRPLELGADIVVHSATKYLGGHNDVLAGLIMTKGSELSAEMAVLHNSIGAVLGPSDSYQLMRGMKTLALRMERHESNALALARFLQDHPAIAEVFHPGLPEHPGFEIQNSQSSGNTGIFSFKVKDAAYIEPVLRHIRLIAFAESLGGVESLMTYPAVQTHADIPVEIRDAVGVDDRLLRFSVGIEHAEDLINDLGNALEAARAELEK from the coding sequence ATGGATGAGAAACTGAGGATTGAAAGCAGGCTGGCACAAATTGGCTCACAGGAGGACCCTGCAACGGGGGCGGTGAATTTTCCGATTTATCAGTCAACGGCATTCAGACACCCGCGGCTGGGACAAAGCACAGGGTTCGACTACATCCGTACCAAGAACCCGACCCGTTCTGTGCTGGAAACTGTCGCAGCTGAGCTGGAATCCGGCGATGCCGGATTTGCCTGCAGCTCCGGCATGGCTGCGCTGCAGACCGTCTTTGCCTTGTTTGGACAAGGTGACCATCTGGTGGTCTCACTTGATTTGTACGGCGGAACCTATCGTCTGCTGGAGCGGATTCTCTCCCGCTTCGGCATCAGCGCCTCCTATGTGGATACCAATGACCTTGAAGCGCTGGAAGCGGCGCGGACGCCGGGTACCAAGGCGGTATTCGTCGAGACTCCGACCAATCCGCTGATGATGATTACTGATATACGGGCGGTGTGTAGCTGGGCCAAGGAGCATAATCTGCTGACGATTGTTGACAATACCCTGCTTACCCCGTTCTTCCAGCGGCCGCTGGAGCTGGGTGCGGACATTGTGGTACATAGTGCGACCAAATATTTGGGCGGACACAACGATGTGCTGGCCGGACTGATTATGACCAAAGGCAGTGAGCTGTCTGCCGAGATGGCCGTGCTGCACAACTCGATCGGGGCGGTGCTTGGCCCAAGCGACAGCTACCAGCTGATGAGAGGGATGAAGACGCTGGCGCTGCGCATGGAGCGGCATGAGAGCAACGCACTTGCCCTGGCCCGCTTTCTGCAGGATCATCCGGCGATTGCCGAGGTGTTCCATCCGGGCCTGCCCGAGCATCCCGGGTTCGAGATTCAGAACAGCCAGTCCTCCGGCAACACGGGGATTTTCTCCTTCAAGGTCAAAGACGCCGCCTATATTGAGCCTGTGCTCCGCCATATCCGGCTGATTGCTTTTGCCGAGAGCCTGGGCGGCGTGGAGTCGCTGATGACTTACCCGGCTGTGCAGACACACGCCGATATCCCGGTTGAGATCCGCGATGCTGTAGGCGTGGATGACCGTCTGCTGCGTTTCTCCGTCGGTATCGAGCATGCCGAGGATCTGATTAACGATCTCGGCAATGCGCTGGAAGCGGCACGGGCTGAGCTGGAGAAATAA